Proteins encoded within one genomic window of Panicum virgatum strain AP13 chromosome 1N, P.virgatum_v5, whole genome shotgun sequence:
- the LOC120657504 gene encoding probable protein phosphatase 2C 27, with product MRVEGLEDAGRLDQDIDKHAGFVMERVCENTVSVDFKQNFVPFIQSGEWSDIGGRDYMEDAHVCISDLAKNFGYKAADDEVISFYGVFDGHGGKDAAHYVRDNLPRIIVEDADFPLELEKVVKRSFVQTDSKFAETFSHHKGLSSGTTALTAMIFGRSLLVANAGDCRAVLSRRGTAIEMSKDHRPCCINERKRVESLGGYVDDGYLNGQLAVTRALGDWHLDGMKEMGEPGGPLSAEPELKMITLTKDDEFLIIGSDGIWDFFSNQNAVDFARRKLQDHNDLRLCCREIVDEAIRRGASDNLTAVMVSFHQEAPPQTRVSRTGRVARSISAEGLHNLRVLLEGQ from the exons ATGCGCGTGGAGGGACTGGAGGACGCAGGGAGGCTAGACCAGGACATCGACAAGCACGCCGGTTTCGTG ATGGAGAGAGTTTGTGAGAACACAGTGTCTGTTGATTTCAAGCAGAACTTTGTCCCATTCATCCAGTCAGGGGAGTGGTCTGATATCGGAGGTCGTGATTACATGGAAGATGCCCATGTGTGCATCTCTGACCTGGCAAAGAATTTTGGCTATAAAGCAGCTGATGATGAAGTAATTTCCTTCTATGGG GTCTTTGATGGACATGGTGGCAAAGACGCAGCCCATTATGTCCGTGATAACTTGCCACGAATCATCGTGGAAGATGCTGATTTTCCTCTTGAGCTTGAAAAGGTAGTCAAGAGGTCATTTGTGCAAACTGATAGTAAGTTTGCAGAGACATTTTCTCATCACAAGGGACTTTCTTCTGGAACTACAGCACTGACAGCAATGATTTTTGGAAG GTCGCTTCTGGTGGCTAATGCTGGTGACTGCCGAGCGGTCCTTTCTCGGCGTGGCACTGCCATTGAAATGTCCAAGGACCACAGGCCATGCTGCATAAATGAAAGAAAGCGTGTAGAATCACTTGGTGGCTATGTTGATGATGGTTATTTGAACGGTCAGCTGGCAGTCACTAGAGCACTAGGTGACTGGCATCTTGACGGCATGAAAGAGATGGGTGAACCTGGAGGGCCCTTGAGCGCTGAGCCAGAGCTGAAAATGATCACATTGACAAAGGACGATGAGTTTTTGATAATAGGCAGTGATGGCATCTGGGACTTCTTCTCAAACCAAAATGCTGTGGATTTCGCACGACGGAAGCTCCAAGACCACAATGACTTGAGGCTGTGCTGCAGGGAGATCGTCGATGAAGCAATAAGGCGGGGAGCCAGCGACAACCTAACAGCAGTGATGGTTTCGTTCCACCAGGAGGCCCCTCCCCAGACCAGAGTGAGCAGGACCGGCAGGGTTGCACGGAGCATATCAGCTGAAGGGCTTCACAACCTCAGAGTTCTCCTGGAAGGCCAGTGA
- the LOC120654261 gene encoding uncharacterized protein LOC120654261, whose translation MRTSLPLAVSAVFLLLLLTTMEAEAIRLDAESRAAVSEHQQNVNKPGDNLAPKDAPVKSSVGESETKRSIAGQEQVRATAHKLPEFHEDYYGASVHEPRHH comes from the exons ATGAGGACTTCCTTGCCATTGGCTGTCTCCGCCGTCTTCTTGCTTCTGTTGCTGACGACCATGGAGGCTGAAGCCATCAGGTTGGATGCAGAGAGTCGGGCCGCGGTCAGCGAGCATCAGCAAAATGTCAAT AAACCAGGAGACAACTTGGCGCCAAAGGACGCTCCCGTTAAAAGCTCAGTAGGCGAGAGCGAGACGAAGAGAAGCATCGCTGGACAGGAGCAGGTCAGGGCTACAGCACACAAGCTACCTGAGTTCCACGAAGACTACTACGGCGCCAGCGTTCATGAACCTAGGCACCACTGA